The Brasilonema sennae CENA114 genome includes a region encoding these proteins:
- a CDS encoding CHAT domain-containing protein, whose translation MPSLNLAIARLINTGNDSFAIWVVNAPYPSGYVLHDCLWPQHLTQAWLEWQQMFAGHSRLDISPGATPKQTNPLPLDFAAPTSAQPTSYTARLMQYLGISLWGWVFDGSILNSFERSRGIAMGQHTRLRVRLEVRDPNLIALPWEIMQREPGQSAISLSQHILFSRTTSEVEPLPYLRSEQGLNILLVLGEDEKHLELHEEANILEQTLSNSSIVANYNSGYAPCMVKTLLQPTPIELIQQLETKAYNVLFYAGHGLQGPDGGLLFLRPGMTLNGMELAQVLTRTGVKLAVFNACWGAQPAAANHQAVPHSSLAEVLIRQGLPAVLAMRDEIASQESQTFIQAFTAGLRKRLPIDEAVTEARQQLLIVYRFNQPAWTLPILYLHPDYDGELIKNFDEGITELPETSIPGIASLVSNACLRSLSPGGKTSLLRPGITRIGRTGDNDIVIPEPSVSKRHAEILCRNSLTGAKAVRTYYLQDLSTYGTTWVCQSDGWQQIHRQEVPLQSGMQLKFGSTRSQPWEFIVDNSPP comes from the coding sequence ATGCCATCCCTTAACTTGGCGATCGCCCGTCTCATCAATACCGGCAATGACAGTTTCGCCATTTGGGTGGTGAATGCTCCTTATCCTAGTGGCTATGTTCTACATGATTGTCTATGGCCTCAACATCTTACTCAAGCATGGCTTGAGTGGCAGCAAATGTTTGCTGGTCACAGTCGCTTAGATATTTCCCCAGGAGCAACACCCAAACAGACAAATCCTCTTCCTCTGGATTTTGCTGCCCCAACTTCAGCTCAACCCACCAGTTACACTGCTCGTTTGATGCAATATTTAGGAATTAGCTTGTGGGGTTGGGTATTTGACGGATCAATTCTCAATAGCTTTGAACGCAGTCGTGGCATTGCTATGGGGCAGCATACGCGTTTGCGCGTGCGACTGGAAGTTCGTGATCCGAATCTAATTGCCCTGCCTTGGGAAATTATGCAGCGCGAACCAGGTCAATCTGCCATTTCTCTGTCGCAACACATACTATTTAGTCGTACCACCAGTGAAGTCGAACCTCTACCGTATTTACGCTCAGAACAGGGGTTAAATATACTGCTGGTTTTGGGCGAGGATGAAAAGCATCTAGAACTTCATGAAGAAGCCAATATACTAGAACAAACTCTTTCCAATAGTTCTATTGTAGCAAACTATAACAGTGGTTATGCACCTTGTATGGTGAAGACACTGCTGCAACCAACTCCTATTGAGTTAATTCAACAGCTAGAAACTAAGGCATACAACGTCTTGTTTTACGCAGGTCACGGTCTGCAAGGACCAGACGGAGGTTTGTTATTTTTGCGACCGGGTATGACCCTCAATGGGATGGAATTAGCCCAAGTATTGACTCGTACAGGTGTAAAACTAGCAGTTTTCAATGCTTGTTGGGGAGCACAACCAGCAGCTGCTAATCACCAGGCTGTGCCTCACAGCAGTTTAGCAGAAGTGCTGATACGTCAAGGTTTGCCTGCAGTATTGGCGATGCGTGATGAAATAGCATCTCAAGAAAGCCAGACTTTTATTCAAGCTTTTACTGCTGGTTTGCGAAAGCGACTGCCAATTGATGAAGCCGTGACAGAAGCAAGGCAACAACTATTAATAGTTTACAGGTTCAATCAACCCGCTTGGACATTGCCGATTCTTTACCTGCATCCAGATTATGATGGAGAACTGATAAAAAATTTTGATGAGGGGATCACAGAACTCCCAGAAACTTCTATTCCGGGAATCGCTTCTTTGGTTTCCAATGCTTGTTTGCGATCGCTCTCCCCAGGAGGGAAAACTTCGTTATTGCGACCTGGGATCACCCGGATCGGGCGCACCGGAGATAATGATATTGTCATTCCAGAGCCTTCGGTTTCAAAACGCCATGCTGAGATATTATGTCGAAATAGTCTCACAGGGGCAAAAGCCGTGCGAACCTATTACTTGCAAGATTTGTCCACCTACGGTACAACCTGGGTTTGTCAATCTGATGGTTGGCAACAAATCCATCGTCAGGAAGTCCCGTTACAATCTGGCATGCAGTTAAAGTTTGGCAGTACCAGAAGTCAACCTTGGGAGTTCATCGTTGATAATTCCCCACCATAA
- a CDS encoding response regulator transcription factor, which yields MAAQLLLVDDEPGLREAVKDYLQESGFSVQVASNARQGWEMMQQNTPDLVISDIMMPQVDGYQFLKQLRDDPRLRSLPVIFLTAKGMTTDRIQGYQAGVDAYLAKPFDPDELVAIVENLLERRIARTPTPTEEGDTPDITELANQIAQIKALLTQRNAIAQSPAPFSIDLTPREQSVLNLVAEGLMNKEIARRLETSVRNVEKYVSRLFSKTGTNSRTELVRFALEHGLAK from the coding sequence ATGGCAGCACAATTGTTACTGGTAGATGATGAACCAGGATTGCGTGAAGCCGTAAAAGACTATTTGCAAGAGAGCGGTTTTAGCGTTCAAGTTGCCAGTAACGCCCGACAGGGCTGGGAGATGATGCAGCAAAATACACCAGACTTAGTAATTTCTGATATTATGATGCCTCAGGTAGATGGTTATCAGTTCCTCAAACAACTGCGGGACGATCCTCGCTTGCGATCGCTACCGGTGATATTTCTCACTGCTAAGGGTATGACGACTGATCGCATCCAAGGTTATCAAGCTGGTGTTGACGCCTATCTAGCCAAGCCGTTTGATCCAGATGAACTTGTGGCTATTGTGGAAAATTTACTGGAACGCCGTATAGCCAGAACTCCAACTCCAACAGAAGAAGGTGATACGCCAGATATTACCGAACTGGCTAATCAGATTGCCCAAATCAAAGCTTTGTTAACTCAAAGAAATGCAATAGCTCAATCTCCAGCACCTTTTAGTATTGATTTAACGCCTAGAGAACAAAGTGTTTTAAACTTAGTCGCTGAGGGGTTGATGAATAAAGAAATTGCTCGGCGTCTAGAAACGAGTGTCCGAAATGTAGAAAAGTATGTTAGCCGTTTGTTCAGTAAAACCGGTACTAATAGCCGTACAGAGTTAGTTCGTTTTGCTTTAGAACACGGTCTTGCAAAGTAA
- a CDS encoding NAD(P)H-quinone oxidoreductase subunit M, with translation MDNTMLLKSTTRHIRIFAGEIDQDGELVPSSQVLTLDVDPDNEFNWNEDALQKVYRKFDELVEASSGEDLIDYNLRRIGSDLEHFLRSLLQKGEVSYNLSARVTNYSMGLPQVASEENTEGNGV, from the coding sequence ATGGATAACACGATGCTGCTTAAGTCCACAACCCGGCACATAAGGATTTTTGCCGGCGAAATAGATCAAGATGGAGAACTTGTTCCTAGCAGTCAGGTTTTAACCTTAGATGTAGACCCAGACAACGAATTCAACTGGAATGAAGATGCTCTGCAAAAGGTCTATCGCAAGTTTGATGAACTGGTAGAGGCATCTAGTGGGGAAGACCTGATAGATTACAATTTACGCCGTATTGGCTCCGACTTGGAGCATTTTCTGCGATCGCTCTTGCAAAAAGGCGAAGTCAGCTACAATCTTTCCGCACGCGTCACCAATTACAGCATGGGGCTACCCCAAGTTGCATCTGAGGAAAATACTGAAGGTAATGGCGTGTGA
- a CDS encoding glycosyltransferase: MNTVSIIVPVYNEAQCIVATFSSVLKFVVNKPWYDFIFVDDGSTDQTREILESQIQLFNSKQISLLSYKAHRGKGYAVKTGALYADGDYICFLDGDLAYSLDYLDLMVAKLADFDIVIGCRNLTPEKNNGFNFRRILAGRIFNFISRSLLKLNFTDMQAGIKGFDKYAAKDLFKTQIIPGFAFDVELLYLAKKKRYTIGEIAVVVSKKHLYKKSQVKLFKHSIEMLFDLLQIVYHDFILKKYE, translated from the coding sequence ATGAACACAGTTTCCATAATTGTGCCCGTTTATAACGAGGCACAATGTATAGTTGCGACTTTTTCTTCAGTTCTTAAATTTGTTGTCAATAAACCTTGGTATGATTTTATTTTTGTTGACGATGGCTCAACTGATCAAACTAGAGAAATATTAGAAAGTCAAATCCAATTGTTCAATAGTAAGCAGATTTCATTACTTTCTTATAAAGCTCATCGTGGCAAAGGATATGCCGTAAAAACCGGAGCTTTATATGCAGATGGCGATTATATTTGCTTTTTAGATGGAGATTTAGCTTACTCTTTAGACTACCTTGATTTGATGGTAGCAAAACTAGCAGATTTTGATATTGTCATTGGCTGTAGAAATCTCACCCCAGAAAAAAACAACGGGTTTAATTTTCGGAGAATACTGGCTGGTCGAATATTTAATTTCATATCGAGAAGTCTTTTAAAATTAAATTTTACCGATATGCAAGCCGGAATCAAAGGATTTGACAAATATGCAGCCAAAGATCTATTTAAAACTCAAATTATCCCTGGATTTGCCTTTGATGTAGAATTGCTATACTTAGCAAAAAAGAAAAGATATACTATTGGGGAAATTGCAGTTGTCGTTTCCAAAAAACATTTATACAAAAAATCACAAGTCAAATTATTTAAGCATTCAATAGAAATGTTATTTGATTTGTTGCAAATCGTCTACCATGATTTCATACTAAAAAAATATGAATAG
- a CDS encoding class I SAM-dependent methyltransferase, translated as MTDNILRTLVALYDPLPLSDRFFVRTRLFLSNLYQLESYVPKEGRILDIGCGHGLLSNLLAITSPQRQVLGIDIDAKKIAAAQSTVSNRSNIQFKVGDAAVLPDTSFHAVTIADVMYLIPPDIQRAILTSIACALEPNGVLIWKTHSHRPQWKYTITYAQEWLMTKLGPTKGAGIFFMDSEESLQAIRNAGLDPTVVPMPSRRPYSDILFLGCKSNKNSPSQYES; from the coding sequence GTGACTGACAATATTTTGCGCACACTAGTAGCACTGTATGATCCATTGCCATTGAGCGATCGCTTTTTTGTCCGCACTCGCCTGTTTTTGAGTAATTTATATCAGTTAGAGTCTTACGTACCAAAGGAGGGTAGAATTCTTGATATAGGTTGTGGTCACGGTTTACTGAGTAACTTACTAGCCATCACCAGTCCCCAGCGACAGGTACTTGGCATTGACATTGACGCGAAAAAAATTGCCGCTGCACAAAGTACTGTTAGCAACAGAAGTAACATCCAATTTAAAGTTGGTGACGCCGCTGTTTTGCCAGATACTTCTTTCCACGCTGTCACCATTGCCGATGTTATGTACCTGATTCCCCCTGACATCCAACGTGCAATTCTGACAAGTATCGCTTGTGCTTTGGAACCAAACGGTGTGCTGATTTGGAAAACCCACAGTCATCGTCCCCAGTGGAAATATACTATAACCTATGCCCAAGAATGGCTCATGACTAAGCTTGGTCCGACTAAAGGTGCTGGTATATTTTTTATGGATAGCGAAGAATCGCTCCAAGCTATTCGTAATGCTGGGTTAGATCCAACTGTCGTGCCTATGCCTTCACGCCGTCCTTACAGTGATATTCTTTTCCTTGGGTGCAAGTCGAATAAGAATTCTCCAAGCCAGTATGAATCCTGA
- a CDS encoding Npun_R1517 family heterocyst differentiation transcriptional regulator, with amino-acid sequence MNFEALPRQVNSVDVGVYECEIHLKFRLIEEKSLLSDRDQLLQVLLDALTEGSDDFLETLQANVKAQEVSEFKASPQMRRQLMRLRNSAEAS; translated from the coding sequence ATGAACTTTGAAGCATTACCACGCCAAGTAAATAGTGTCGATGTAGGTGTTTATGAGTGCGAAATTCACCTGAAATTCCGGTTGATAGAAGAAAAAAGTCTGTTGAGCGATCGCGACCAACTTTTGCAGGTTCTGCTAGACGCTTTAACCGAGGGTTCTGACGACTTTTTAGAAACCTTGCAAGCAAATGTCAAGGCTCAAGAAGTTTCTGAGTTCAAAGCTTCACCGCAAATGAGACGCCAATTGATGCGCTTACGCAACTCTGCTGAAGCTAGTTAA
- a CDS encoding glycosyltransferase has translation MNHEPVETTTNTFLPKVSVVIPIYNGEADLPELLCCLSAQTYPKHQVEYLLVDNNSGDRTFALLQQGSENTQITIRPKSENQIQSSYAARNVGIRAATGEILAFTDADCRPEPEWLNALIAPFVNQDIVLVAGEILALPGKTLLEQHAERQETLSQKHTLAHPFCPYGQTANLAIRRQALQLVGLFRPYLTSGGDADMCWRILQQKIGRLEFAPNAIVKHRHRATLKELESQWRRYGRSNRYLHELHGVDLMRDITLSECFYLLGRWLLKELPKDSVKALAGKASLVDLVSTPIGLYTARARAAGQTEAKLPENAKIIESL, from the coding sequence ATGAATCATGAACCAGTTGAAACAACCACTAATACCTTCTTGCCAAAGGTATCGGTGGTTATACCTATTTATAACGGTGAGGCAGATTTACCAGAGTTGCTGTGTTGTCTATCGGCTCAAACTTACCCAAAACACCAGGTAGAGTATTTGCTGGTAGATAATAACAGTGGCGATCGCACTTTTGCCTTACTTCAACAAGGGAGTGAAAATACCCAAATCACAATTCGTCCCAAAAGCGAGAACCAGATCCAAAGTTCCTACGCCGCCCGTAACGTTGGCATTCGTGCCGCAACTGGTGAGATACTTGCTTTTACCGATGCAGATTGTCGTCCAGAACCAGAATGGTTAAATGCATTAATTGCTCCTTTTGTCAACCAAGATATTGTCCTTGTCGCCGGTGAGATTTTGGCGCTACCAGGAAAAACCCTGTTAGAACAGCATGCAGAACGCCAAGAAACCCTGTCACAAAAGCACACTCTTGCTCATCCCTTCTGTCCCTACGGTCAAACAGCAAATTTAGCAATTCGACGCCAAGCTTTGCAACTAGTGGGTTTGTTTCGTCCCTACCTAACCAGTGGAGGTGATGCTGATATGTGTTGGCGAATTTTGCAACAAAAAATTGGACGTTTGGAATTTGCCCCCAATGCCATTGTGAAGCACCGCCACCGCGCCACACTCAAGGAACTAGAAAGTCAATGGCGGCGCTACGGACGCTCAAATCGCTATTTGCATGAACTTCACGGTGTGGATTTAATGCGGGATATCACACTCAGCGAATGCTTCTATCTTTTAGGACGCTGGTTGTTGAAGGAACTACCAAAAGACAGCGTGAAAGCTTTAGCAGGAAAAGCTAGCCTTGTAGATTTAGTGAGTACTCCTATTGGATTGTACACGGCTCGCGCACGTGCGGCTGGGCAAACAGAAGCGAAGTTGCCGGAGAATGCCAAGATAATTGAGTCGTTGTAG
- a CDS encoding polysaccharide deacetylase family protein produces the protein MNSIILLSFDLEEFDIPEEYGEKIEDTVKMEISYKGLKEILQVLARLNIKATFFVTARFAIYYKPLIQEISQKHEIASHGFEHCNFRLEDLKKSRQTLEEITSQKVLGFRMPRLQKVDDTEIAKAGYKYNSSMNPTYIPGRYNNFFKPRTAYYSNNLVNIPVSVTPLIKFPLFWLSFKNFPLPLIKLASQLTLKNDHYISLYFHPWEFTDITHFHLPNYITKYSGKKMVERLEKYLIWLQTQGEFVYFSEFYETIRR, from the coding sequence ATGAATAGCATTATTTTACTCAGCTTTGATTTAGAAGAATTCGATATTCCAGAGGAATACGGTGAAAAAATTGAAGATACAGTAAAAATGGAAATTTCTTACAAAGGATTAAAAGAAATTCTTCAAGTTTTGGCAAGATTAAATATCAAAGCCACGTTTTTTGTCACAGCCAGATTTGCTATCTATTACAAACCCCTCATTCAAGAAATTTCCCAAAAACATGAAATAGCTTCTCATGGTTTCGAGCATTGCAATTTTAGATTAGAAGATTTAAAGAAGTCACGGCAAACCTTGGAAGAAATAACCAGCCAGAAAGTTCTTGGTTTCAGGATGCCGAGACTTCAAAAAGTAGATGATACAGAAATAGCAAAAGCAGGATACAAGTATAACTCGTCTATGAATCCTACTTACATCCCAGGAAGATACAATAACTTTTTCAAACCGAGAACAGCCTATTACTCAAATAACTTAGTTAATATTCCAGTTTCAGTTACACCGCTGATTAAATTTCCCTTGTTCTGGTTAAGCTTTAAGAATTTTCCCTTACCGTTAATAAAATTAGCTTCTCAACTGACTCTCAAAAACGACCATTACATAAGCCTTTATTTTCATCCGTGGGAATTTACTGATATTACCCACTTTCACCTACCTAATTATATCACTAAATACTCCGGAAAAAAAATGGTTGAGCGTCTGGAAAAATATTTAATTTGGCTGCAAACCCAAGGCGAATTTGTTTACTTTTCGGAGTTTTATGAAACCATCAGAAGATAG
- a CDS encoding PP2C family protein-serine/threonine phosphatase: protein MENDAATLYCTNELCQAPNPLTHKFCLRCSTPLPKRFLWAVTDGEILANAGELLADRYLVISKALVLDTKPGLLPQTPNGEHAQAVKPYLRLFPYRLHVPQVYGILPRSGDTYDKEILLLEKPPLSVLDSTEPLEVQIAYELTTAWHNATSIRQLNLLWQIANLWQPLASEGVASSLLNPELVRVEGSLVRLLELRQDNQTSPGLPQLGEFWQELQPQAKGAIAEFLSEICRSLIAGVIHSGEQLVAIIDRGLTQLGQTQTPLIKIVTKTDTGPCRQRNEDACYPPAGSIVSKPPSQTGLAIVCDGIGGHEGGNVASLLAIETIQQQLHELTKLPSEHIDSSIVLASLEGATAAANDIISERNDDEHRQGRQRMGTTLVMALPIAHQMYIGHVGDSRAYWITRSGCYQVTLDDDVASREVRLGYATYRDAVQQGASGSLVQALGMSASNSLHPTSQRFILDEDSVFLLCSDGLSDFDRVDQYWETEILPILTENYDIAKVTDKLVEIANIQNGHDNVTIALVHCQVKYSEPKSTLHTSLANLSTLPIASNTAIKTPLVASPVGRNQKTQVMPTTKPAKSLKVPLQVIVVPLLFVVIGLLAYLWGPKLLSINSSPRISPDRIPSMPLPPITSGSQDSSAKDNVNAPGVILQTNSEIEFTTTNSPPKGAIAPKGSVLLILKQQQTEKNASMYLRVCSINRQASSSNSQPTSATAKKPLLKTGDEVKISFSKFKSLNIPKAQPEVARLCQPSKDASTDPDGESNN from the coding sequence ATGGAAAATGATGCGGCAACGCTCTACTGCACAAATGAACTTTGTCAAGCTCCAAACCCCCTGACACACAAATTTTGCCTACGATGCTCCACACCCCTGCCTAAACGATTCCTCTGGGCTGTGACAGACGGGGAAATCTTGGCTAATGCCGGAGAATTATTAGCCGATCGCTATTTGGTTATCAGCAAGGCGCTTGTTTTGGATACCAAACCTGGTTTGTTGCCCCAAACGCCAAATGGAGAACATGCACAGGCAGTAAAACCTTACTTGCGGCTATTTCCCTACCGCTTGCATGTACCCCAAGTTTATGGAATCCTGCCGAGAAGTGGCGACACTTATGATAAAGAAATATTACTTTTAGAAAAACCTCCGCTTTCTGTGCTAGACAGTACAGAACCCTTGGAAGTCCAAATTGCTTACGAATTAACCACAGCTTGGCATAACGCAACATCAATACGCCAACTGAATTTGCTGTGGCAGATAGCTAATTTGTGGCAACCTCTGGCGAGTGAAGGCGTAGCCTCTAGCTTACTGAACCCAGAGTTAGTCAGAGTGGAAGGGTCTTTAGTACGCTTATTGGAATTGCGTCAAGACAATCAAACTTCGCCTGGTTTACCCCAACTCGGGGAATTTTGGCAGGAGTTGCAGCCACAAGCCAAAGGAGCGATCGCCGAATTTTTGAGTGAAATTTGTCGTTCTCTGATTGCGGGAGTTATACACTCTGGTGAGCAACTCGTTGCGATTATAGACAGGGGGTTGACACAATTAGGGCAAACCCAAACACCTCTTATCAAAATAGTCACCAAGACTGACACAGGACCTTGTCGCCAACGTAATGAAGATGCTTGTTACCCCCCAGCTGGCAGTATTGTCAGCAAACCACCATCACAAACAGGTTTAGCTATTGTCTGTGATGGCATTGGTGGACACGAGGGAGGCAATGTTGCATCACTTTTAGCCATTGAAACGATTCAACAACAACTGCATGAACTGACGAAATTGCCTTCTGAGCATATAGACTCATCTATTGTACTTGCTTCGTTAGAAGGGGCAACCGCAGCAGCCAATGACATCATCAGTGAGCGCAACGACGACGAACATCGGCAAGGGCGTCAACGCATGGGCACAACCCTAGTAATGGCATTGCCCATTGCTCATCAAATGTACATTGGTCACGTTGGTGATAGTCGTGCTTACTGGATTACACGCTCTGGTTGCTATCAAGTCACCCTAGATGACGATGTTGCTTCTCGTGAGGTACGGTTGGGCTATGCCACATACCGAGATGCAGTGCAACAGGGAGCATCAGGTTCTTTGGTGCAGGCATTGGGCATGAGTGCTAGTAATTCATTGCATCCGACTTCACAACGATTTATTCTCGACGAAGATAGCGTTTTTCTGTTGTGCTCTGACGGTTTGAGTGACTTTGACCGCGTAGATCAATACTGGGAAACAGAAATTTTACCCATTCTTACTGAAAATTATGACATAGCTAAAGTCACAGATAAATTAGTAGAAATAGCGAATATTCAAAATGGACACGATAATGTCACGATCGCGCTAGTACACTGCCAAGTTAAATACTCAGAACCAAAATCAACCCTTCACACTTCCCTTGCTAACCTCTCTACATTACCAATAGCTTCTAACACTGCGATCAAAACGCCACTAGTTGCATCACCTGTGGGTAGAAATCAAAAAACTCAAGTAATGCCAACAACTAAGCCCGCCAAAAGTCTAAAAGTACCGCTACAGGTGATTGTTGTTCCGCTGCTATTTGTTGTTATCGGTTTGTTGGCATATCTATGGGGTCCAAAGTTGCTCTCTATCAACTCCTCACCAAGAATAAGTCCGGATAGAATACCATCTATGCCGCTACCGCCGATCACAAGTGGTTCTCAGGACAGTTCGGCTAAAGACAATGTGAATGCACCAGGAGTGATTCTTCAAACTAACAGCGAAATAGAATTCACAACAACGAACTCGCCCCCAAAAGGCGCGATCGCCCCAAAAGGTAGTGTTTTGCTAATTCTCAAGCAACAGCAAACAGAGAAAAACGCGAGTATGTATCTGCGAGTCTGCTCTATTAACCGGCAAGCAAGCTCATCTAACTCACAACCAACTTCTGCCACAGCAAAAAAACCTTTACTCAAGACAGGAGATGAAGTGAAAATTTCATTCTCCAAATTCAAGTCATTAAATATCCCCAAAGCTCAACCAGAAGTGGCGAGACTATGTCAGCCCTCAAAAGACGCTTCCACAGATCCTGATGGAGAATCGAACAACTGA
- a CDS encoding class I SAM-dependent methyltransferase, which yields MKPSEDRNYKLADYLARSSDRYSLTKYKILMNWLPQTPKMRVLNAGCGSGEMNILLSQNLTWQVDALDIDIEAIRLSQKLKLENNIKNLNLYHTTIEDYIAPEKYDIIISNDVLEHIEDDQAVIKKFSDILKPDGLIGISVPALQWLFGYHDEMLAHYRRYHRKELINKLSVYFNISKCRYFGASLIPIALFYSRWLRKPYPVAELESESVKTTILENLLGFESKVSFPLGISLIALGTAKKLCLK from the coding sequence ATGAAACCATCAGAAGATAGAAATTACAAACTGGCTGATTATTTAGCTCGTTCTAGCGATCGCTATTCTCTAACCAAGTACAAAATTTTAATGAACTGGTTACCTCAAACACCAAAAATGCGGGTATTAAATGCCGGATGTGGTTCTGGAGAAATGAACATCTTGCTATCGCAAAACTTAACTTGGCAAGTAGATGCTTTGGATATCGACATAGAAGCTATCAGGCTTTCACAAAAGTTAAAACTAGAGAATAATATAAAAAATCTCAACCTTTATCACACGACTATTGAAGACTACATAGCACCAGAAAAATACGATATTATCATTTCTAATGATGTTTTAGAACATATTGAAGATGACCAGGCAGTGATAAAAAAGTTTTCAGATATACTCAAACCAGATGGATTAATAGGTATTTCGGTACCAGCTTTACAATGGCTCTTTGGTTATCACGATGAAATGCTTGCTCATTATCGGCGCTATCATCGCAAAGAATTAATCAATAAATTATCTGTTTACTTCAATATAAGTAAATGCCGTTATTTCGGAGCCAGTCTTATTCCCATAGCCTTATTTTATAGTCGGTGGTTACGCAAACCTTACCCAGTAGCCGAACTAGAAAGCGAGTCAGTAAAGACAACAATCTTAGAAAATTTACTGGGATTTGAGTCTAAAGTTTCTTTCCCTCTTGGCATCTCATTAATAGCGTTAGGAACAGCAAAAAAGCTATGTCTAAAGTAA
- a CDS encoding 3-isopropylmalate dehydratase codes for MTKVIRGKIFVLDDNIDTDQIIPAEYLTLVPSKPDEYEKLGSYALAGLPDRYGKFIPPGEIKTTYPIIVAGENFGCGSSREHAPIALGASGVKAVIAESYARIFFRNCAATGELYPWESQERLCDKFETGHEVSIDFETNQLINHTLNQIYNLKPLGEIGPVIDAGGIFAYARQTGMISSR; via the coding sequence ATGACCAAAGTAATTAGGGGTAAAATTTTCGTTTTGGACGACAACATAGACACAGACCAAATTATTCCAGCCGAATATCTTACCTTAGTTCCTTCCAAACCAGATGAATACGAAAAGCTTGGAAGTTATGCTTTAGCAGGTTTACCAGACCGTTACGGCAAATTTATCCCTCCAGGCGAAATCAAAACAACTTACCCCATCATTGTGGCAGGAGAAAACTTTGGCTGCGGTTCATCACGAGAACATGCCCCCATAGCTTTGGGTGCAAGCGGCGTCAAAGCAGTGATTGCCGAGTCTTATGCCCGTATCTTTTTCCGTAATTGTGCTGCAACAGGAGAACTTTATCCTTGGGAATCACAAGAAAGATTATGTGACAAATTTGAGACTGGTCATGAGGTATCAATAGATTTTGAAACCAATCAACTGATTAACCACACTCTTAATCAGATATACAATCTCAAACCTTTAGGAGAAATTGGACCAGTGATTGATGCAGGAGGTATTTTTGCTTATGCTCGTCAGACAGGCATGATTTCTTCTCGCTAA